In Palaeococcus ferrophilus DSM 13482, the genomic window CCAACACTTCTTCCTTACAAAAGACGCTGTCAAAATTAAAAGTATTAAAAGTTAAAGAAAAGGGTTCATTCGTCCACGCGCTCAAAAATCTCCTGTGTTATCTTGAGAACAGCCCTGTAGAGCTTCTCGCTTATTATGCCGTCGTTGTAGTGCTCCTCAAGCTTCTCCCTGTCAAGGATCTCCTTCTTTCCATCGGGCCACTTAACTATGTCCACCTCGAGGTCTATGTAGCGGGCCCTGTCCGGGTAGAGCTCTATGGGAGTGTTTATGTTGTAGTACTCACCCTTTAGCTCGCCGTTCCTCGAGTAGTAGGAGTGCCTGAACCACCACTTTCCTTCCTCTATCTCCGTTATGGCGTAGTCGCCGTTCTCTATGGGCATCTCGAGGCCGTCGTAGAACTTGCCCGGCTTCAGGCGCCTCTTGAAGACGACGCGGAGCGGGTTGAGGGAGACCTCCATTACCTCTCCCGGCCCTATGCGAACCTTCTGCCCATCGGGCTTGACGTGCTCGAGGTGGAAGAGCCAGCCGGGTTTGGGCCCCTTGTTGTTAACGACTGCCTCAATAAAGCCTTCCCTTACCTTGGCCCTTCCGCCGGTTCTCGCGAGGATGCTCTCGGCTATCTCCACCGCGAAGCTGAACTCCGGGTCGTAGGCCTTGAACTGGTGGTGGCCCTCTATGGTGGGAACCGCCTTGTCCCTTACCTCATCGAGCTTCTTTTTGGCCCCTCCTCCAAACTCGACCTCGTATATGTTCCGCCCCTCGATAATCTTGGCGGGAGCGGAGTAGCTTTCGGCCTCTTTGAGCCTGTCCGCGAGCTTTGAAAGGTTTATGAGCTCGTCCCTAAGGAGGTTCCAGTCCTTGTAGGCAGCAGCCGTTCTCCAGAGTATGCCCCACTCCCCGAGGTCTATGCTGAGCCCGAGTATCTTGAGCCTCTCGCGCTCGCTGTTCTCCCTTATCTTGCGGGAAATCTTGACGTGCTTTTGAGCCCCCACGGGCTTTGGTATTAGCACCGCGTAGTCACCGGGTATGGTAAGGTTCGGGCTCAGGTGGGGCAGGACGTTGTACTTCTTGACCTGGACGAGCACCTCGTCCCCTTCCACCGCATCCGGAAGCTCGTTTATCCGCATCGTGCCTATTGCGTCGCCTATGTCCACGTATATGTACTTCTCGTCCCTGTTAACCACTATGCCCTTGTAGATGCCGTAGAGCTGGTAGGGCATCTTCCTAAAGAAAACGTCTATAAGCTCCTCCTCAAACACCTTTTTAACGTCTTCAACCCTTGTTCCGACTAAAATAACTCCCTGGTCGTCCTTTTTGTCGTAGATGTCCACGTCGAAGTCCTCGTAGCTCTTCTCGAGGTTAAGCCTCTCGGCGATTTTCTTGCTCGGCTGGCTTATCTTAAAGCCCCTGTCAAGGAGCAACTTCGTAAGTGCTGTGCTATATATTCCTCGAATCCTCACCGAAACCTCTGAGTTTGTAGACACTTTCACCACCCCGTTTTCGTCTTTCCACAACACCAATGAGCGTCAAGCCCTCCAGTATGTCCTCCGAAGGAGTTCCGCTTAGTTTTTCCACGTTCCGGGGTTCAACCCATAGAAGCCCCATGGAGTGCCACTCCCTGAGGGCCTCTTCAACCTTGTAAACCCATGAGGGGTGAGTGTAAAGGTGATACGTCAGGTGGAGCAGTTTTTCGAAGCGGGCCTCTATTTCATCAACCTTCTCTATACGCTGGAGTATTCCGGAGGGAAGCTTTTTTTCTTTTTCGCTTTCGCCTATGAGGACGAGACCCTCAACGTCCGCACTGAGGTTCTGAAGGGCCGTGGTCACGGAGTAGTCGTATATCCTGTAGAACTGGATGAGCCTCTGGATTGCGGTGTTGAACTTCGCCCTCTCGCTGTAGCTCTCAAGGGCGTGTCCGAGGGCGGATAGGGTCTCCTCAACCCTGAACTTCATCTGGTGCTCATTCTTCTGGAGTTCCTTCGCGTTATCCGCGAGCCCGTAGAGGGCCGCGGCGCGGTATATCTCCGATGAGAGGAAGAACTTCTCCTCGATTATACCGTGAATCTCCCTGAGAATAGGGGCGAGTTCCTCAACACGCGATGAGGGGCCGGCCTCTAGAAGTGCCGCGAACCTCTTCTCAAACTCCTTGTGGAGGAACGAGGCTTTTTTCACCATCTCCCTTAATTCAGAAATCTCCATTGCTCCCACCCAAATCCTTTTAGGGGAAGAGGTACTTTTACTTTTCGCCCGGGGGAGGAAGTATGAGGATAGGCTTCATAATCAACCCAATAGCGGGGATGGGCGGGAAGGTCGCCCTCAAGGGAACAGACGGAGTTGTGGAGGAGGCGATTAGAAGGGGAGCTAGACCCGTAGCGGAGGAGGTGGCGAGACTCTTTCTTCACGAGCTGACCCACTACGTAGAGGCTTCCGACGTGAGCTTCCTAACGGGGCCCGACGGCATGGGTGAGAGAGTCCTCGGGGATTTTGAGTTCCCGTTCGAGGTTATCCCCCACCGTAAAATCGGCCACCGCGAGGTCGAGGGTGTGAGGATTCCCGACACCACAAGTGAGGACACGAAAACCCTTGCAAGGACGATGGTGGGGAAAGTAGACATGGTGCTCTTCGCGGGGGGCGATGGTACGGCAAGGGACGTTTTCAGCGCCGTTGACAGGGCCGTTCCAATCCTCGGAATTCCCACAGGGGTCAAGATGTTCTCCGGCGTCTTCGCGGCATCTCCCGAAAACGCGGCTCTCATACTCGTTGAGTTCATGAAGGGAAACGCGAGGGTAGTGGAGCGGGACGTTATGGACCTCGACGAGGAGGCCTACAGGAGGGATGAGGTGAGGCCAAGGCACTACGGAAAGGCCCTCACTCCCTACGTTGAGCTGCTGGTGCAGGGGGCCAAGGAGCCCACCCAAGTTGACGAGGAGGAAGAGGTTGAGGCGATAGCGGAGGCACTCGTTGAGGAACTCGAGGACGGTGTGTATTTCCTCGGGGCGGGCTCGACCCTCAAGAGGATCAAGGAGCGGCTCGGGATAAACGGAACCCTCCTGGGCATTGACGTCGTGGAGATAAACGATGGAAAGGCGAGGCTTTTAGTGAAGGACGTCTCCGAAAGGGATCTGCTGGCCTTCATCGAGAGAAGACCAAAGGTCATAGTGACCGTCATTGGGGGGCTGGGCTTCCTGTTCGGACGCGGCAACCAGCAGTTCTCGGCCGAGGTTCTGAGGCACATTCCCAAGGAGAACATCATCGTCGTGGCAACGCCCTCAAAGCTCAGGGGAGGAGTGATAAGGGTCTACACGGGCGACCGAGAAGTGGACGAAAAGCTGAGGGGCTACATGAGGGTGAGGGTGAGCCCCTGGGCCGAGCGCATGGTGAAGGTCATCTAGGGCGCGATGGACATAAGCGGACATCCTTCTCTTTCTGTTCATAATGGGACATATTTAATGGCCGTAAAATATATAAGCTTCCAACTTTTAGTGTAAAATGGTGATGTCATGAAAGCGGTTATTCTTGCCGGCGGATTTGGAACGAGGCTCAGGCCGATTTCCTCAACGAGGCCAAAGCCAATGGTGCCTGTTCTCGGAAAACCGAACCTCGGCTACATCCTCGAGGCCCTCCAGAAGGTTGACGAGGTTGACGAGATTATACTCTCAGTTCACTACATGCGCGGCGAAATCAGGGAGTTCATCGAGACTGAGATGGTGGACTACCCCAAGGACATACGCTTCGTGAACGACCCCATGCCCCTCGAAACGGGCGGTGCACTCAAGAACGTTGAGGAGTTTGTGAGCGACGAGTTTCTGGTGATCTACGGCGATGTTTTCACGAACTTCGACTACGGGGAGCTCATCAAGGCCCATAGGGAGAACGATGGGCTAGTGACCGTGGCCCTCACGAAGGTCTATGACCCAGAAAAGTACGGTGTTGTGGAGCTCAGTGAGGACGGAAAGGTGGTGGGCTTCGAGGAGAAGCCCCACAGGCCCAAGACGAACCTCATAGATGCCGGAATCTACGTGGTGAACAAGGAGATCCTCAAGGACGTTCCCAAGAACAGGGAGGTATACTTTGAGCGCGAGATACTCCCCAAGTACGTTGGCCAGGGGTTGGTTTACGGACACCTCATGCCCAGGGAGACCTACTGGGTTGACCTCGGAACGCCCGAGGACCTCTTCTACGCCCACCAGATAGCCCTGGACGAGATAACCAAGCAGAACGGATACTACACGATAAAGGAGGGCGCTGAAGTAGCTGAAGATGTGGAGATACAGGGGCCGGTCTACATTGACAGTGGGGCAAGGGTAAAGCCAGGCGCAAAGATAAAAGCCTACACCTACATCGGTCCCAACACCATAGTCGAGAAAAAGGCGTACCTCAAGCGCTCGATACTCATAGGGAGCGATATAGTGAAGGACCGGGCCGAGATAAAGGACAGCATCCTCGGCGAGGGCGTCATCGTTGGCAAGAACGTTATAATCAAGGAAAACGCCGTCCTCGGAGACTACGCCAAGATACACGACAACCTCGTTATCTACGGGGCAAAGGTTCTCCCGTGGAAGAAGGTCGAGGAGTATGAGGCGTGGATAAAGCTCAAGCTCGACCCCACCAAAGTCAGGCCAGAGCTCACACCGGACCGCTGCCCTCTCGGACTTCCTGAGTGTATTTACAAGAAGTTCAAGGCCATAGCGGGAGAGAAGCCGCCCTGTGATGAGTGTATCGAAAACCAGTGGCTCTTCTGAGCCTTCTACTCTTTTTGGGTGATGGCCATCAGGGTCAAAGGACTAACGAAGGAGCTCATGATTCTGGCGGAAAGAAAGGGATTCGAGGCCGTTCCCGAGTATCGAACAAGGGACGGCACGCGCGTTGACGTCGCCCTTCTCATGGCCGGAAGGCCCCTGCTGGCGGTGGAGTTTGAAAACTCCTACAAGTGGATAAAGCAGCGCGTCCTGTACAACGCCGTTAAAGCCCACAGGGCGGGCTTTCGGGAACTCTGGGTGGTGTATCCGTTCAAAAACCTCTCCCTCGGCGGCTGGCTGGATGAGTTCATATCCGGGGAGCTCGGACTAATGGTGAGGACGCTCCGCCCTGAGGGGCTAACAGGAGAAATGAAGAAGAGGTTAGAGGAGCTCCTTGAGGAGGGAAATCCTGCGCTTGCTCAGGATGACCTTCGGGTGCTTTAGGAGCGCCTTGATGACCTCCCCGTAGTCCCCGCCGGCTATCTTCTCTGCGTCTGCACCGCTGAGCACCTGGATGAAGAGATCAAGGTCCTCGTCCGTTAGCTTCTCCGTAACCTTCCTGACCTTGAGAACCTTTTCGAGCCTCTTTCCGTCGGTCTCCCACCACTCCTTGGTGTAGTTCTGGAGGAGTGAGAGGTTCTCCTCTTCGAGGCCCCTGACTATCCACTTGCTCGCTATCGTTCCAGCCTCCATCGCCTCGGCCATTCCGCCGCCGTGCATCGGGTTGACCTGCCTCGCTGCATCGCCAACTACCACCACGTTGTCCTTTGCAAGCTCCTTGACGAAGCCGCCGACCGGAACGACGCCGACGTTTATCTCAAGGAGCTTCTTTGCTGGAATGTTGTTCTCCTTGAGCCACTTGTCGAGGTAGTACTTGGCGGTCTGCGGGTTGTCGGAGTTAATGCCTATTCCGACGTTCGCCCTGTCCTCGTCCTTCGGGAAGACCCAGACGTAACCCCTTGGGGCGACCTCGTTGCCGAACCAGAGGTGGATTAAGTCAGGGTCGTAGCCCTCTATGAGCATCTCGTACTCGTAGGATGAGTCGAACTCGTGCGGGGGAGCGTAGGTGTTTATTCCAGCCTTCCTGGCTATTGTGCTCTCAACGCCGTCCGCTGCCACGATTACCTCGGCGTAAATTTCAACCGGCTCGTCCTCGTGCTTGGCCTTGATTCCAACCACTTTGCCCTCCTTCTTTATGACATCGAGGGCCTCCGTCCTCGCGAGAACGTCTGCACCGGCTTTAGCGGCGTAATAAGCCAGCATCTTGTCGAAGACCTTCCTCTCGAGGATTACGCCGCTGGCTTCCTTATACCTGAGCTCGAGCTCGTGGCCGCTCGGGGAGTATAGCTTCGCCCCGTAGATCTCGCGGTTGATGTACCTCTTATCGTAGGGGATGTCGTACTTGTCAAACACCTTTATGCTTATGCCCTCGGCGCACTGCTTGGGCGTGCCTATGGCGGGCTTCTTATCAATGAGAAGAACCGAGTGACCGGCTTTAGCAACGTTTCTGGCAATGATCGGCCCGGCTATTCCAGAGCCGACAACAACAACGTCGTACTTCCAGTTCATTCTTTCACCTCCAGGGGCTCTGCACTTAAAGCCCCAACCGGGCAGGCGTTGATGCATATCCTGCAGCTTATGCACTTGTCCTGGAAAAACTCCCATCCGCTTGAGTGAACCTCTATCGCCAGCGTCGGGCAGACGCCGGCACAGCCACCGCAGAGGTAGCACCTATCCTCGTTGACGACGATTCTAATCTTCTCGGGCATTTTTGACACCTCTAATGATTATAGTGAGGCTCTGTCAATCTCAATAACCTCCCCTTTTATCTTTAACGGCACAAACCTGTTCAGCTCCTGCGCCTTGGCGAGGACTTCCCTCTCCTTCATGTTGAGCCTGTCGGAGAGCTCGTCCACGGTGGCCTCGCCGTTTATCAGGAGGTAGTGGAGTATGGCAAGCTGGGTCATGTCCCCGATTTCAGAGAGATAGCGCTCCTTCAGAAGCTTTGTCAGACCGTCGCGGTAAGCCTCAACGTCCCGGAGGGCCTCGAGTATTTTCTTCAACTCATCGTTTGCCTCGAGAAAAGCCTTCACCATCGAGATTATATCCCCGTGCTCCTCGGGGAGTTTGGAGAGGTTTATTTCATAGTCCCCCTTTTTACCCCCTTCCCTAAGGTCTATGTTCTCGTACCAGAAGAGGTTGGGGGTGATTGTGGTAACGTAGGTGTTGGCGATGTTTATGCGATAGTACTTCCTAGCGGGCCCAATGAAGTGTTCATCCTTCTCGTAGGGCTCCAGGATGCCCTCACGCTCCATTATCTTAAGGTGCTTGGCCACGGCCGTTGAGGAGACGCTAACCTTGCTGCTAAGGAAGCTGAAGTAACACTCACTGCACGTGAGGTGGCTCAGCAAATCACGCCTGACCTTATTACCAAGCACGTAAAATATATCGGGTTCAGACATGTTCCCCACCTACCCAGATTTGTGACGTAAGGTTTATATAGTGTTCAATTTAACCTTTGGTTGCAAACTTGAAATTTGTTAAACTCCAGGTTAGAAATCATGCATAAAACGTTATAAACCTTTAGTTTGGAGGTGGGAAAATGGGACTTATTAGCGACGGAGACAAGAAGGTAATTAAGGAGGAGTTCTTCTCAAAGCTGGAGGAGCCGGTTAAGCTTATCGCTTTCATTGGAAAGGAGCACTGCCAGTACTGCGACCAGCTCAAGCAGATACTCGCCGAGATCAGCGAGCTCTCGGACAAGGTCACCTACGAGGTTCACGACTTCGACGCGGAGAAGGAGCTCGCGGAGAAGTACCGCGTTGACCGCGCGCCTGCAACCGTGATAACCAGGAACGGCGAGGACTTCGGCGTCCGCTTCTTTGGCCTTCCAGCAGGTCATGAGTTTGGGGCATTCCTCGAGGACATAGTTGACGTCAGCACCGGCAACACCGACCTCGCCCCCGACACCAAGGAGGCCATAGCGAACGTCGAGAGGGACGTAAGGATACTCGTTTTCGTCACCCCGACCTGCCCCTACTGCCCGATGGCGGTCAGGATGGCCCACAAGTTCGCCCTTGAGAACACCAAGGCGGGCAAGGGCAAGATACTCGGCGACATGGTCGAGGCCATCGAGTACCCAGAGTGGGCCGACGAGTACAAGGTCATGGCCGTCCCGAAGGTCGTCATAATGGTTGACGGCGAGGACAAGGTCCAGTTCGAAGGTGCTTACCCGGAGAAGATGTTCCTCGAGAAGCTTCTCGCTGCCCTCGAGTGAATCCCTTTTTCATACTTTTGTTAAATTTCCAACCTGTTCTTGAGAGGTTGATAATGTCAGGTAAACCTGTTAAGGAGCGGACCAAGCACTTCGGGGATAATTTCAGGAGTAAAGAGGGGGGAGGGTTCACAGGTTCATCTTCCTGTATCGTTTATAGAAATCTACTTACCTCCCCTGAGCGCTAAAATCATCAGAGATAGCAATACAATAAAAGCCGGCCCGCAAATTCCTTCCTCTCTTTTTGTTTCGGTCACGGTTTTAGTATGCTCCTTTGTCTCCGTTACAGTTTTAGTCATTGTCATCGTCACAGTTTTTGTCATGGTGATCGTCACGTTCCTGTAAATGCATTTAGGCCAATGAGTGAAGAAGTTCTTCTCCACAAAAATCTCTAATTTTCCATTCTCACCAATCCTGAAGATGTGGAAAACTTTCAGGCTCTTCCCATCATAGAAGAATACGGGGAACGGCTTCAAACTTGATGTGTTTAGGAGTTTGGTTTCGCTTTCCTCTTTTCCGAAGAGAACTACCTTACTGTAATCATGCTGTCCCGGTGTGATGTTCCAAATGCCCTGATAGACTGCGGGATAGAAGAGAACCCCCTCCTTAAGGAATACCCCTTCAATGTGTTTTACCGTGAAGTTGGCGTCAAAATAGGGTTCCAGTTCTTCAATGGGGATCACATACGTTTGTGAACCATCGGAAAAAATCACAGCATCATCTTCTAACACCCCTTCAACGGGTTTAGTTGTTGGGCTTCTCTGTTCTCTTGTGTAATTCCCTACTCCTAAATAATCAATGCAATTTCTATCAACGCGCCACACAAGAGAAGAGAATGGCTCTTTCTGTCTAAAAAAGACAATGGTCCATGCACTATCTTGACGATAGAACAGGGGATGGGATGAAATCTCTGAGGATTTAGAGGAAGAGTCATCCAAGAAAGGATTAACAAAGTACAGATTATTCCCATCAAAATAAAAAGGAAAATAGTACCAGACGACTGGGCTAAGATAGCAGTGAAACGGTTTTTCTTCGAGAGTGTAGTTCCAGAAGCCCTCACAAACCGGCCCCAGATGTGTAGGCCACTGGGTTGGAGTGTACGTGACAAGTAAGAATGCGTTTTCTCCGTCACTGTAAACTTCCGTATATGCAGAAAATCCATCTCCCAATCCGGCCTGATAAACAATACCGGCTGAAGCAAAGCTCGCCAGAGTGGAAAAGATTAAAAAGGCAATGAAAACATGCTTAAACTTAAACATAAGGCTCCCCCAAATTGTTCTGGCAGTAATCTTCCATTTCATCAATAACTCTCAAGTCCGTGCTAAAGTAATAAGCCCTATGATAAAACTTGCCGCCCAAAACATCTTCTTGTGCTTTGATTTGACCTCCTCCCCACTTAAACCACCACAAGGCAAAAGTCGACATCATACCACCTCTAAGATTTCTTCGCAATACTTTATAGTTGGTGTGTTTAATTATGTCTGAAAGTTTTTTAAGGTTTGCCCTAGCTCAGTAGATACTGTCAGGATACCCCTAGTTCCCACCACTCATGAAGTTGTGTAATCCACCAGGTTCACGGTCAGGATTGCTTCCAAAATCCTAATGGAGCAGTTCATTTCTTCAACTAACACCCTGTAAGCATGCTTGTAAACTCCTCCGAAGTATAAGTGTGCCAGTACTGCGAAATGTTATCAGGTCGTAAAGCTGATTACTTCACTTCTCTGCGGGTGTTTTTCAGGGAGTGCTCTCTGATCATCAGGTAAATCCTCGGATTTTATGATCAAAACCTCCTGCTGGAAGTTCATAGTGCCAATCAGCCAAAAACTCAAGTGCTTATAGCCCTAAACGATTTGATGGGAACTAAATTTCCACGGGGGAACACCGCCTGTTTTAAAACCGATTATCCCCTTAACTTCTTCGGAGTGGTTAACCTAACTTCTCCGGGGGTTTCACGGAAAGGTTATAAATCTCGTTTCCTCACCGTTACCGGGGGAGAGAATGAGCATAAGAGTGGGTGGAGTGACCGTTCAATTCACAGGAGACCTTGACGACGGGTTTGAGGAGGCTTTCAAGGGGCTCTTCGCGCGGCGCTACGTTCCCGCGGTTGATGACGCGTCCGGAGAACCCCACGTGATTGTTGAGCGCTTCAAGGGCGAGGAGTTCAGGGTATTCAGCGCGGTTTACGACCACATGGGGAGGGACTCCTACAAGATAGAGTCGAAGGT contains:
- a CDS encoding geranylgeranyl reductase family protein is translated as MNWKYDVVVVGSGIAGPIIARNVAKAGHSVLLIDKKPAIGTPKQCAEGISIKVFDKYDIPYDKRYINREIYGAKLYSPSGHELELRYKEASGVILERKVFDKMLAYYAAKAGADVLARTEALDVIKKEGKVVGIKAKHEDEPVEIYAEVIVAADGVESTIARKAGINTYAPPHEFDSSYEYEMLIEGYDPDLIHLWFGNEVAPRGYVWVFPKDEDRANVGIGINSDNPQTAKYYLDKWLKENNIPAKKLLEINVGVVPVGGFVKELAKDNVVVVGDAARQVNPMHGGGMAEAMEAGTIASKWIVRGLEEENLSLLQNYTKEWWETDGKRLEKVLKVRKVTEKLTDEDLDLFIQVLSGADAEKIAGGDYGEVIKALLKHPKVILSKRRISLLKELL
- the surR gene encoding sulfur metabolism transcriptional regulator SurR → MSEPDIFYVLGNKVRRDLLSHLTCSECYFSFLSSKVSVSSTAVAKHLKIMEREGILEPYEKDEHFIGPARKYYRINIANTYVTTITPNLFWYENIDLREGGKKGDYEINLSKLPEEHGDIISMVKAFLEANDELKKILEALRDVEAYRDGLTKLLKERYLSEIGDMTQLAILHYLLINGEATVDELSDRLNMKEREVLAKAQELNRFVPLKIKGEVIEIDRASL
- a CDS encoding DUF362 domain-containing protein, with translation MPEKIRIVVNEDRCYLCGGCAGVCPTLAIEVHSSGWEFFQDKCISCRICINACPVGALSAEPLEVKE
- a CDS encoding CGP-CTERM sorting domain-containing protein, translated to MKWKITARTIWGSLMFKFKHVFIAFLIFSTLASFASAGIVYQAGLGDGFSAYTEVYSDGENAFLLVTYTPTQWPTHLGPVCEGFWNYTLEEKPFHCYLSPVVWYYFPFYFDGNNLYFVNPFLDDSSSKSSEISSHPLFYRQDSAWTIVFFRQKEPFSSLVWRVDRNCIDYLGVGNYTREQRSPTTKPVEGVLEDDAVIFSDGSQTYVIPIEELEPYFDANFTVKHIEGVFLKEGVLFYPAVYQGIWNITPGQHDYSKVVLFGKEESETKLLNTSSLKPFPVFFYDGKSLKVFHIFRIGENGKLEIFVEKNFFTHWPKCIYRNVTITMTKTVTMTMTKTVTETKEHTKTVTETKREEGICGPAFIVLLSLMILALRGGK
- a CDS encoding ATP-NAD kinase family protein, whose translation is MRIGFIINPIAGMGGKVALKGTDGVVEEAIRRGARPVAEEVARLFLHELTHYVEASDVSFLTGPDGMGERVLGDFEFPFEVIPHRKIGHREVEGVRIPDTTSEDTKTLARTMVGKVDMVLFAGGDGTARDVFSAVDRAVPILGIPTGVKMFSGVFAASPENAALILVEFMKGNARVVERDVMDLDEEAYRRDEVRPRHYGKALTPYVELLVQGAKEPTQVDEEEEVEAIAEALVEELEDGVYFLGAGSTLKRIKERLGINGTLLGIDVVEINDGKARLLVKDVSERDLLAFIERRPKVIVTVIGGLGFLFGRGNQQFSAEVLRHIPKENIIVVATPSKLRGGVIRVYTGDREVDEKLRGYMRVRVSPWAERMVKVI
- the pdo gene encoding protein disulfide oxidoreductase, translated to MGLISDGDKKVIKEEFFSKLEEPVKLIAFIGKEHCQYCDQLKQILAEISELSDKVTYEVHDFDAEKELAEKYRVDRAPATVITRNGEDFGVRFFGLPAGHEFGAFLEDIVDVSTGNTDLAPDTKEAIANVERDVRILVFVTPTCPYCPMAVRMAHKFALENTKAGKGKILGDMVEAIEYPEWADEYKVMAVPKVVIMVDGEDKVQFEGAYPEKMFLEKLLAALE
- a CDS encoding DUF402 domain-containing protein translates to MSTNSEVSVRIRGIYSTALTKLLLDRGFKISQPSKKIAERLNLEKSYEDFDVDIYDKKDDQGVILVGTRVEDVKKVFEEELIDVFFRKMPYQLYGIYKGIVVNRDEKYIYVDIGDAIGTMRINELPDAVEGDEVLVQVKKYNVLPHLSPNLTIPGDYAVLIPKPVGAQKHVKISRKIRENSERERLKILGLSIDLGEWGILWRTAAAYKDWNLLRDELINLSKLADRLKEAESYSAPAKIIEGRNIYEVEFGGGAKKKLDEVRDKAVPTIEGHHQFKAYDPEFSFAVEIAESILARTGGRAKVREGFIEAVVNNKGPKPGWLFHLEHVKPDGQKVRIGPGEVMEVSLNPLRVVFKRRLKPGKFYDGLEMPIENGDYAITEIEEGKWWFRHSYYSRNGELKGEYYNINTPIELYPDRARYIDLEVDIVKWPDGKKEILDREKLEEHYNDGIISEKLYRAVLKITQEIFERVDE
- a CDS encoding sugar phosphate nucleotidyltransferase, with the translated sequence MKAVILAGGFGTRLRPISSTRPKPMVPVLGKPNLGYILEALQKVDEVDEIILSVHYMRGEIREFIETEMVDYPKDIRFVNDPMPLETGGALKNVEEFVSDEFLVIYGDVFTNFDYGELIKAHRENDGLVTVALTKVYDPEKYGVVELSEDGKVVGFEEKPHRPKTNLIDAGIYVVNKEILKDVPKNREVYFEREILPKYVGQGLVYGHLMPRETYWVDLGTPEDLFYAHQIALDEITKQNGYYTIKEGAEVAEDVEIQGPVYIDSGARVKPGAKIKAYTYIGPNTIVEKKAYLKRSILIGSDIVKDRAEIKDSILGEGVIVGKNVIIKENAVLGDYAKIHDNLVIYGAKVLPWKKVEEYEAWIKLKLDPTKVRPELTPDRCPLGLPECIYKKFKAIAGEKPPCDECIENQWLF